The Primulina eburnea isolate SZY01 chromosome 13, ASM2296580v1, whole genome shotgun sequence genome includes a region encoding these proteins:
- the LOC140810047 gene encoding aquaporin PIP1-2-like: protein MAANDNKQHLQVADDEESQINATKIQPVFSTPDPEPWMIDPQKQTTSEMWGLNELLTMDMWRASVGEMIGTAVLVFMLDTIVISTIQSDIKMPNLVLSVLAAIIIAILLLAVHPVSGGHINPIISFSAALVGLISMSRAIVYIAAQCLGATLGALALKAVVSSTIEQNFSLGGCTITVISPGPNGPVTIGLGLGQALWLEIICSFIFLFASIWMAYDHRQASALGHVLVFTIVGVVLGLLVFVSTTVTAQKGYAGAGMNPARCLGPAIVRGGHLWDGHWVFWAGPTIACAMFYLYTKIIPSQHHKSKAYDHDFFNVMKVMFGGHTTNK from the exons atgGCTGCAAACGATAATAAGCAGCATTTACAAGTTGCAGATGATGAAGAAAGCCAAATCAACGCCACCAAGATTCAGCCTGTCTTCTCTACTCCTGA TCCGGAGCCTTGGATGATTGATCCTCAGAAGCAAACAACGAGTGAGATGTGGGGCTTGAATGAGCTTTTGACTATGGAT ATGTGGCGAGCATCGGTCGGGGAGATGATCGGAACGGCGGTTCTGGTGTTCATGCTGGACACTATCGTAATATCGACTATACAATCAGACATCAAAATGCCGAACCTAGTGCTGTCGGTACTAGCTGCGATAATAATCGCGATTCTCCTTCTTGCCGTACACCCGGTCTCCGGTGGCCACATAAACCCGATAATCTCATTCTCCGCCGCATTAGTCGGCCTCATATCGATGTCCCGTGCCATAGTCTACATAGCTGCACAGTGCCTTGGTGCAACACTAGGTGCCCTGGCCTTGAAGGCTGTGGTTAGCAGCACAATTGAGCAAAACTTTTCACTCGGGGGGTGTACTATCACAGTCATTTCACCAGGCCCAAATGGGCCGGTCACCATCGGTCTCGGGCTGGGCCAAGCGTTGTGGCTAGAGATAATTTGTAGTTTCATTTTCTTATTCGCCTCGATATGGATGGCCTATGATCATAGGCAAGCAAGTGCATTGGGTCACGTTTTGGTTTTCACGATCGTCGGTGTCGTTTTGGGCCTTCTCGTGTTCGTCTCGACCACGGTTACGGCCCAAAAGGGCTATGCAGGAGCGGGGATGAATCCGGCTAGGTGCCTCGGGCCGGCCATAGTTCGAGGCGGACATCTTTGGGACGGGCATTGGGTGTTTTGGGCCGGGCCGACTATAGCTTGTgctatgttttatttgtacACAAAGATTATTCCCAGCCAGCATCATAAGTCCAAGGCTTATGACCATGATTTCTTCAATGTCATGAAGGTCATGTTTGGAGGTCATACaactaataaataa